A portion of the Meleagris gallopavo isolate NT-WF06-2002-E0010 breed Aviagen turkey brand Nicholas breeding stock chromosome 16, Turkey_5.1, whole genome shotgun sequence genome contains these proteins:
- the GNG13 gene encoding guanine nucleotide-binding protein G(I)/G(S)/G(O) subunit gamma-13: MDEWDLPQWKKEVESLKYQLAYKREMSSKTIPEFVKWIEDGIPEDPFLNPELMKNNPWVEKGKCSIL, encoded by the exons ATGGATGAGTGGGACCTGCCCCAGTGGAAGAAGGAGGTGGAGAGCCTGAAGTACCAGCTGGCCTACAAGCGGGAGATGTCCTCCAAAACGATACCTGA GTTTGTGAAGTGGATAGAGGATGGCATCCCTGAAGACCCCTTCCTGAACCCGGAGCTGATGAAGAACAACCCCTGGGTGGAGAAAGGGAAGTGCAGCATCCTCTGA